In Panthera tigris isolate Pti1 chromosome C1, P.tigris_Pti1_mat1.1, whole genome shotgun sequence, the following proteins share a genomic window:
- the ARL4C gene encoding ADP-ribosylation factor-like protein 4C, giving the protein MGNISSNISAFQSLHIVMLGLDSAGKTTVLYRLKFNEFVNTVPTIGFNTEKIKLSNGTAKGISCHFWDVGGQEKLRPLWKSYSRCTDGIIYVVDSVDVDRLEEAKTELHKVTKFAENQGTPLLVIANKQDLPKSLPVAEIEKQLALHELIPATTYHVQPACAIIGEGLTEGMDKLYEMILKRRKSLKQKKKR; this is encoded by the coding sequence ATGGGCAACATCTCCTCCAACATCTCGGCCTTCCAGTCCCTGCACATCGTCATGCTGGGCTTGGACTCGGCCGGCAAGACCACGGTGCTGTACCGGCTCAAGTTCAACGAGTTCGTGAACACGGTGCCCACCATCGGCTTCAACACCGAGAAGATCAAGCTGAGCAACGGCACGGCCAAGGGTATCAGCTGCCACTTCTGGGACGTCGGCGGCCAGGAGAAGCTGCGGCCGCTCTGGAAGTCCTACAGCCGCTGCACGGACGGCATCATCTACGTGGTGGACTCGGTGGACGTGGACCGGCTGGAGGAGGCCAAGACGGAGCTGCACAAGGTCACCAAGTTCGCCGAGAACCAGGGCACGCCGCTGCTGGTCATCGCCAACAAGCAGGACCTGCCCAAGTCGCTGCCGGTGGCCGAGATCGAGAAGCAGCTGGCGCTGCACGAGCTCATCCCGGCCACCACCTACCACGTCCAGCCGGCGTGCGCCATCATCGGCGAGGGCCTCACCGAGGGCATGGACAAGCTCTATGAGATGATTCTGAAACGCAGGAAGTCCCTCAAGCAGAAGAAGAAGCGATAA